A region of Zeugodacus cucurbitae isolate PBARC_wt_2022May chromosome 5, idZeuCucr1.2, whole genome shotgun sequence DNA encodes the following proteins:
- the LOC105212807 gene encoding uncharacterized protein LOC105212807: MTTFYSNPDTLFTEDGELSQVAYAREAVTTAETVIAVLENDQISLWAERKELPLLRPQNRITQIDDKHNIFIACAGLPADARVIVDRARQHCQSHKLNTDESLTVEGIARFLAQYKQSYTQQNGFRPFGVSSLVCGYDDKPHIYEIDPSGDYWEFKARAIGRFSDKLNDVLDKNYSNTDIFTKIEQYCKRFIWEKKEIVLTLD, encoded by the exons atgacAACTTTTTACTCTAATCCCGATACTCTTTTCACAGAAGATGGTGAGCTCTCTCAAGTGGCCTATGCACGGGAAGCGGTCACCACAGCTGAAACTGTG attGCAGTTTTGGAAAATGACCAGATCTCTCTATGGGCGGAAAGAAAGGAGTTACCATTGCTACGACCACAAAATAGGATAACACAAATAGATGACAAACATAACATATTTATAGCCTGTGCTGGGCTTCCGGCTGATGCCCGTGTCATAGTAGATCGTGCCCGTCAGCATTGCCAGAGCCACAAGTTGAATACAGACGAATCTTTGACCGTTGAAGGCATTGCAAG GTTCCTCGCTCAATATAAACAAAGCTATACACAACAAAACGGGTTCCGGCCATTTGGTGTATCCTCCCTCGTATGCGGATATGATGATAAGCCTCACATTTATGAAATCGATCCCAGTGGAGATTATTGGGAATTTAAAGCAAGGGCTATCGGTCGTTTTAGCGATAAACTTAATGACGTGCTAGATAAAAATTACTCAAATACTGACATATTCACGAAAATAGAGCAGTATTGTAAAAGATTCATATGGGAAAAAAAAGAGATTGTGTTAACGCTcgattga
- the LOC105212803 gene encoding myrosinase 1 isoform X2, whose amino-acid sequence MIYSVVFLPLLGAVIMQAEMKELHVLLLCLLISCASIAKSQYVHEYDDCSLDHKGNYSKFPKEFFFGVSTAAYQVEGAWNEDGKGPSVWDTYTHLHPERIADHSNGDEAAESYHRFAQDLIALKELKVNFYRFSISWPRILPLADTRVHNQKAIDYYNMMIDKLIENNIEPMVTMFHYDMPEELTKFGGFTNDIVIKYFRYYADFLFKTFGDRVKKWITFNEPFDYCVPGYGNGDFPPMVHAPGVADYLCMDNTLKAHASAYRLYKAKYSNLQNGKVGVTISSRFYYPNTKNVGSENIVDRAMQYSLGWLAHPIFGESGNYPYTIIEDITSNSMKEGLAWSRLRPLSLHWSKIIKGSADFLGLNYYSSRFVHMADPPGGEIPSWEHDSRLKYSVDKRWKRAKSDWLYCVPRGLEDILKWIRDNYNNVEVYVTENGWSDDGELDDTGRIDYLKRKVRSLLREHDKQR is encoded by the exons ATGATTTATTCAGTGGTATTTCTCCCGCTTCTAGGTGCAGTGATAATGCAAGCTGAGATGAAGGAGCTACATGTACTTCTTTTGTG CTTATTGATCTCATGTGCATCGATTGCTAAATCACAATACGTTCACGAATATGACGACTGTAGTTTAGACCATAAAGGAAATTATTCGAAATTTCCGAAAGAGTTTTTCTTTGGCGTGTCCACGGCCGCTTACCAGGTCGAAGGTGCTTGGAATGAAGATGGAAAAGGACCCTCCGTTTGGGATACATACACCCACTTGCATCCGGAACGGATCGCTGATCATTCCAACGGCGACGAAGCTGCAGAGTCTTATCACCGCTTCGCTCAAGACTTGATCGCATTGAAAGAACTCAAG GTTAACTTCTATCGATTTTCCATTTCGTGGCCTAGAATACTGCCCTTGGCGGATACTCGAGTGCACAATCAAAAGGCCATTGATTATTACAATATGATGATcgataaattaatagaaaacaaTATCGAGCCAATGGTAACAATGTTCCACTATGATATGCCAGAAGAGCTCACAAAATTCGGCGGTTTTACCAACGACATTGTGATTAAGTATTTCCGCTATTATGccgattttttattcaaaacctTTGGTGATCGTGTGAAAAAGTGGATAACATTCAACGAACCCTTCGACTATTGTGTACCGGGCTACGGCAATGGGGATTTCCCGCCGATGGTCCACGCACCCGGTGTTGCCGACTACTTATGTATGGATAATACTCTGAAGGCTCATGCCTCCGCTTATCGCCTTTATAAAGCAAAGTATTCTAATCTTCAAAATGGCAAAGTGGGCGTCACCATCAGCAGTCGTTTCTACTACCCGAACACCAAAAATGTTGGCTCAGAAAATATTGTGGATCGCGCAATGCAATATTCG ctAGGTTGGTTGGCGCACCCCATATTTGGCGAATCAGGCAATTATCCTTATACCATTATCGAAGACATCACAAGCAACAGCATGAAAGAGGGACTTGCATGGTCGCGTTTACGCCCCCTCAGCTTGCACTGGTCGAAGATTATAAAAGGTTCAGCTGACTTTCTGGGACTCAATTATTACAGCTCTCGATTTGTCCACATGGCCGATCCTCCAGGAGGCGAAATTCCCTCATGGGAACATGACTCACGCCTCAAATACTCGGTGGACAAGAGATGGAAACGTGCTAAATCTGACTGGCTGTATTGTGTACCGCGGGGCTTAGAAGACATCTTGAA gtggaTTCGCGATAACTACAACAATGTCGAGGTGTACGTTACGGAGAATGGTTGGTCTGACGATGGCGAGTTGGATGACACAGGTCGCATTGATTATCTCAAG CGAAAAGTTCGGTCTCTATTACGTGAACATGACAAGCAAAGGTAA
- the LOC105212805 gene encoding proteasome subunit alpha type-7-B-like: MSARYDRAVTIFSPDGHLLQVEYAQEAVRRGSSAVGVRGKDVVVLGVEKKSMPTLQLDRTVQKICTLDEHVIIAFAGLTADARILINRARVECQSHKLNVEDPVTLEYITRYIAQLKQKYTQSNGRRPFGISCLIAGFDSNGEPHLYQTEPSGNYYEWKANAVGRAAKTVREYLEKHYKEESVAEEDSAVRLTIKALREVAQSSGNLEIVVMKKPEKPGDAPKLVTLSAEEVKKHVEAIKQEKEENEKKTQKK, translated from the exons ATGTCTGCACGTTATGATCGCGCTGTTACTATTTTCTCCCCAGATGGTCATTTGTTACAAGTGGAGTACGCTCAGGAAGCAGTGCGTCGAGGATCTTCTGCT GTTGGAGTACGAGGAAAAGATGTGGTAGTGTTGGgtgtagaaaaaaaatcaatgccTACTTTACAACTGGATCGAACAGTTCAGAAAATTTGCACTTTGGATGAACATGTAATAATAGCATTTGCCGGGTTAACTGCTGATGCTCGTATTCTTATTAATCGAGCTAGAGTCGAATGCCAAAGTCACAAATTGAATGTGGAAGATCCTGTAACCTTGGAATACATTACTCG GTACATTGCGCAATTAAAACAGAAGTACACACAAAGCAATGGTAGGCGACCATTTGGAATATCGTGTTTGATAGCTGGATTCGACAGTAATGGCGAACCACACCTTTACCAGACTGAGCCATCTGGAAATTATTATGAGTGGAAGGCTAACGCTGTTGGTCGAGCGGCAAAAACAGTCCGCGAGTATTTAGAAAAGCACTACAAGGAGGAAAGTGTTGCAGAAGAAGACTCGGCGGTGAGGCTCACAATAAAAGCACTGCGTGAGGTAGCACAGTCCAGTGGGAATTTAGAAATCGTTGTAATGAAAAAGCCTGAAAAACCCGGTGACGCACCAAAACTTGTAACTCTTTCTGCAGAAGAAGTAAAAAAACACGTTGAAGCTATTAAACAGGAAAAAGAAGAAAACGAGAAGAAAACCCAGaaaaagtaa
- the LOC105212803 gene encoding myrosinase 1 isoform X1, protein MIYSVVFLPLLGAVIMQAEMKELHVLLLCLLISCASIAKSQYVHEYDDCSLDHKGNYSKFPKEFFFGVSTAAYQVEGAWNEDGKGPSVWDTYTHLHPERIADHSNGDEAAESYHRFAQDLIALKELKVNFYRFSISWPRILPLADTRVHNQKAIDYYNMMIDKLIENNIEPMVTMFHYDMPEELTKFGGFTNDIVIKYFRYYADFLFKTFGDRVKKWITFNEPFDYCVPGYGNGDFPPMVHAPGVADYLCMDNTLKAHASAYRLYKAKYSNLQNGKVGVTISSRFYYPNTKNVGSENIVDRAMQYSLGWLAHPIFGESGNYPYTIIEDITSNSMKEGLAWSRLRPLSLHWSKIIKGSADFLGLNYYSSRFVHMADPPGGEIPSWEHDSRLKYSVDKRWKRAKSDWLYCVPRGLEDILKWIRDNYNNVEVYVTENGWSDDGELDDTGRIDYLKSHLQAVLNAINDGCKVTHYTHWSLIDNFEWNRGFTEKFGLYYVNMTSKGKERVAKKSAPYYRSVIESRKVPSSDNFV, encoded by the exons ATGATTTATTCAGTGGTATTTCTCCCGCTTCTAGGTGCAGTGATAATGCAAGCTGAGATGAAGGAGCTACATGTACTTCTTTTGTG CTTATTGATCTCATGTGCATCGATTGCTAAATCACAATACGTTCACGAATATGACGACTGTAGTTTAGACCATAAAGGAAATTATTCGAAATTTCCGAAAGAGTTTTTCTTTGGCGTGTCCACGGCCGCTTACCAGGTCGAAGGTGCTTGGAATGAAGATGGAAAAGGACCCTCCGTTTGGGATACATACACCCACTTGCATCCGGAACGGATCGCTGATCATTCCAACGGCGACGAAGCTGCAGAGTCTTATCACCGCTTCGCTCAAGACTTGATCGCATTGAAAGAACTCAAG GTTAACTTCTATCGATTTTCCATTTCGTGGCCTAGAATACTGCCCTTGGCGGATACTCGAGTGCACAATCAAAAGGCCATTGATTATTACAATATGATGATcgataaattaatagaaaacaaTATCGAGCCAATGGTAACAATGTTCCACTATGATATGCCAGAAGAGCTCACAAAATTCGGCGGTTTTACCAACGACATTGTGATTAAGTATTTCCGCTATTATGccgattttttattcaaaacctTTGGTGATCGTGTGAAAAAGTGGATAACATTCAACGAACCCTTCGACTATTGTGTACCGGGCTACGGCAATGGGGATTTCCCGCCGATGGTCCACGCACCCGGTGTTGCCGACTACTTATGTATGGATAATACTCTGAAGGCTCATGCCTCCGCTTATCGCCTTTATAAAGCAAAGTATTCTAATCTTCAAAATGGCAAAGTGGGCGTCACCATCAGCAGTCGTTTCTACTACCCGAACACCAAAAATGTTGGCTCAGAAAATATTGTGGATCGCGCAATGCAATATTCG ctAGGTTGGTTGGCGCACCCCATATTTGGCGAATCAGGCAATTATCCTTATACCATTATCGAAGACATCACAAGCAACAGCATGAAAGAGGGACTTGCATGGTCGCGTTTACGCCCCCTCAGCTTGCACTGGTCGAAGATTATAAAAGGTTCAGCTGACTTTCTGGGACTCAATTATTACAGCTCTCGATTTGTCCACATGGCCGATCCTCCAGGAGGCGAAATTCCCTCATGGGAACATGACTCACGCCTCAAATACTCGGTGGACAAGAGATGGAAACGTGCTAAATCTGACTGGCTGTATTGTGTACCGCGGGGCTTAGAAGACATCTTGAA gtggaTTCGCGATAACTACAACAATGTCGAGGTGTACGTTACGGAGAATGGTTGGTCTGACGATGGCGAGTTGGATGACACAGGTCGCATTGATTATCTCAAG TCCCATTTGCAAGCCGTACTGAATGCCATAAACGACGGGTGTAAAGTAACGCACTACACACATTGGAGTTTAATCGATAACTTTGAGTGGAATAGGGGTTTTAC CGAAAAGTTCGGTCTCTATTACGTGAACATGACAAGCAAAGGTAAAGAGCGTGTTGCCAAAAAGTCAGCCCCTTATTACCGGAGTGTCATTGAAAGTCGGAAAGTGCCATCAAGTGACAATTTCGTGTGA
- the LOC105212806 gene encoding uncharacterized protein LOC105212806: protein MSGKDLEMTNFQVDQRANFIALILLDALEDGNESDIYAIIAKNKVDASYVPIERGISPLHYACGMENATVAADIIKLFLQDGADANVRSNENMTPLHVAAIFGRVVIVNLLLKHGARHDLLDDERKTPIHYAIEECHFEVLEAIRDHIFQHKYELVRKKSVEYATDNSNFSTKGELAKQEERVSSVTPINRMLSNVLINDSGNPATPNNKYTPNRVHYNYDVTSPYYINITHRRHRPQPIFPPVGSTPGSKDKTPSLKYENLEKQESNSEEAKAEVSTDPQSSINVFHLTESNLKELSKASSNLDHSCISMIEAWRKKVECSRVKRSILRCYTDVDEMVDELMKSDHLNFTNTILKENEKLVSEDNESETKPIMNSNLSLGAIIQKAAQAHVLDEEDQDFGPEPDSSYHTVPAIIEDELCQGMNDQPTKKCAEKSPENDLKEKPEKSPTGDYILQMAEAYVHTDDENGLVFYETKLLSSRNQATNRDQQILDSTVSTNETHILDYETDELRAELTHFGDRPGPITKSTKRLYIKRLIKYRRNAPEIVKINANGKQSVSDSAKLSVELQRTIRSPEYFSLIPEYQQYECKSTEYFANLQNKHKLREGHLKQSFIYMLIDPRISCNLPGESMYIDTHKAWIRFLESVFYVGKGKTSRPYSHLYEAMKLHSRLHSQHKITSSRTDVVQSQRQKVSSIRKQTICLDIFKTNIQKPLDNKKLERILDIWRCGKGVVCLHVFHNILPSEAYTREAAIIDAFGVQHLTNHKRGDYYGPAQTWTMKEKKMFGISLLYRAMQIYLAEGESQLSPSDLI, encoded by the exons ATGAGTGGTAAGGATTTAGAAATGACAAACTTTCAAGTAGACCAACGGGCAAATTTTATCGCCCTAATTTTATTGGACGCATTGGAGGATGGAAACGAGAG TGATATATACGCCATAATAGCTAAAAATAAAGTAGATGCGAGTTACGTCCCTATCGAGCGCGGTATATCACCCCTTCATTATGCATGTGGAATGGAGAATGCGACAGTCGCTGCGGACATTATAAAGCTATTTCTCCAAGATGGCG CTGACGCCAATGTTCGGTCAAATGAGAATATGACACCCTTGCATGTAGCTGCGATATTTGGCCGTGTAGTTATAGTGAATTTACTTTTG AAACATGGAGCTCGACATGATTTACTGGATGATGAACGCAAAACACCTATACATTACGCTATCGAAGAATGCCACTTTGAGGTGTTGGAGGCAATTCGAGATCATATTTTTCAACACAAATATGAACTTGTTCGCAAAAAATCAGTAGAATATGCCACTGATAATAGTAACTTTTCCACAAAAGGGGAATTAGCTAAACAGGAAGAACGAGTATCCAGTGTGACACCCATTAACAGAATGCTCTCCAACGTACTTATTAATGATTCAGGAAACCCAGCTACACCCAATAATAAGTACACACCGAACCGAGTTCACTACAATTATGATGTGACATCcccatattatataaatataacccaTCGCCGACACCGACCACAACCAATATTTCCGCCAGTTGGATCTACGCCAGGCTCTAAGGATAAAACGCCTAGTCTTAAGTATGAGAATTTAGAAAAGCAAGAATCAAACTCTGAG GAAGCTAAAGCAGAGGTCTCAACTGACCCACAATCATCTATTAACGTATTTCATCTTACTGAGTCAAATTTGAAAGAACTTTCAAAGGCATCATCTAATTTAGATCACTCCTGCATTTCAATGATCGAAGCATGGCGTAAAAAAGTTGAGTGCTCACGTGTTAAAAGATCAATTTTGAGATGTTACACAGATGTAGATGAAATGGTGGACGAACTAATGAAAAGTGATCACCTTAACTTTACTAACACAATTCTAAAAGAAAATGAGAAACTAGTTTCAGAAGATAATGAATCTGAGACAAAACCTATTATGAATTCAAATCTCTCTTTGGGCGCTATAATACAAAAAGCAGCACAGGCCCATGTATTGGATGAAGAAGATCAAGATTTTGGCCCGGAGCCTGATAGTAGTTATCATACAGTGCCTGCAATAATAGAGGACGAACTCTGTCAAGGCATGAATGATCAACCTACGAAAAAATGTGCAGAAAAATCACCAGAGAACGATTTAAAAGAAAAACCTGAAAAGAGTCCAACAGGGGATTATATATTACAAATGGCTGAAGCTTACGTTCATACGGATGATGAGAATGGGCTGGTATTCTACGAAACTAAACTTCTAAGTAGTCGTAACCAAGCAACCAATCG CGATCAACAAATTTTGGACAGTACAGTGTCGACTAATGAGACACATATTTTGGATTACGAAACTGATGAACTACGTGCTGAACTGACTCATTTTGGCGATCGTCCTG GTCCAATAACAAAGAGCACAAAAAGGCTTTACATAAAAAGGCTTATAAAATATAGAAGGAATGCGCCGGAAATAGTGAAGATAAATGCAAATGGAAAACAAAGCGTCTCTGACAGTGCAA aaTTATCTGTGGAATTACAACGCACTATACGTTCTCCGGAATATTTTTCCTTAATACCAGAGTACCAGCAGTATGAATGTAAATCAACTGAATACTTTgctaatttacaaaataaacataaattgagAGAGGGCCACCTAAAGcaaagttttatatatatgcTAATTGATCCTCGAATATCTTGTAATTTACCAGGAGAAAGCATG TATATCGACACGCACAAAGCTTGGATACGTTTCCTGGAATCAGTGTTCTATGTCGGGAAAGGGAAAACTTCACGTCCGTATTCCCATTTATATGAAGCTATGAAATTGCATTCTCGCCTCCATAGTCAGCACAAGATTACAAGTTCCAGAACAGATGTTGTTCAGTCACAGCGACAAAAAGTCTCAT CTATTCGAAAACAAACCATTTGCCtggatattttcaaaacaaatatccAGAAACCTTTGGATAACAAGAAATTAGAGCGAATTCTGGATATTTGGAGGTGTGGTAAAGGTGTGGTGTGCCTTCACGTCTTTCACAACATATTGCCTTCGGAAGCTTATACACGTGAGGCGGCCATAATCGATGCATTTGGAGTACAGCATTTAACAAATCACAAACGTGGCGACTACTACGGTCCAGCGCAAACTTGGACcatgaaagaaaagaaaatgtttGGGATATCTCTATTATATAGagcaatgcaaatatatttagcaGAAGGTGAATCGCAATTATCTCCTAGTGATCTCATTTAA
- the Mfe2_2 gene encoding peroxisomal multifunctional enzyme type 2: MTEQLRFDGRVAVVTGAGSGLGREYALLFGSRGAKVVVNDLGGSFHGEGASKRAADIVVDEIRAQGGTAVADYNSVVDGSKVIETAINNFGRVDILVNNAGILRDRSIAKTSDQDWDLIHDVHLKGSFKCTQAAWPYMRKQNYGRIIMTSSNSGIYGNFGQANYSAAKMGLVGLANTVAIEGQKNNIHCNVIIPTAASRMTEGILPDILFNELKPHLIAPVVAYLCHESCEDNGSYIESAAGWATKLNIVRGKGSVLRTSLDQNVTTPEYVQSVWAKVTDMTDAKHLDGIGQASGSLLEVLEKLKEGKLGGIQDTFKYNSRDLILYALGIGSSVKNENDLKFLYENHPEFSAIPTYFVLPGLLLSMTTNIVSDALPSGDAHLSNILHGEQYLEICDEIPTSGTLTTIGQVFDVMDKGSGALVVTNADTYDESGRLLVKNQCATFIVGSGKFGGKKTPKNGVVPIVNAPNRSPDAMCQYKTTEDQAALYRLSGDLNPLHIDPDFAAIGGFKTPILHGLCSLGFSVRAILAKYANNNVSLFKAVKARFSAAVIPGQTLRIDMWKEDKRVLFTTTVVETGKKAIIGGYVDLKDISSKL, from the exons atgACCGAGCAATTGCGTTTTGATGGTCGAGTTGCCGTTGTTACGGGTGCCGGTTCAGGACTGGGTCGTGAATATGCCTTGCTCTTTGGCTCTCGGGGGGCAAAAGTTGTGGTAAATGATTTAGGAGGTAGCTTCCATGGCGAAGGTGCATCCAAACGTGCCGCAGATATTGTGGTCGATGAGATTCGTGCACAGGGAGGCACTGCGGTTGCTGACTACAATTCAGTAGTTGACGGTTCAAAGGTCATTGAAACAGCTATTAATAATTTTGGACGTGTCGATATACTGGTGAATAATGCGGGTATACTCCGCGATCGCAGTATTGCCAAAACTTCCGATCAAGATTGGGATTTGATACATGACGTTCACTTAAAAGGCAGTTTCAAGTGTACACAAGCGGCTTGGCCGTATATGCGAAAACAAAACTATGGTCGTATCATTATGACCTCATCCAACTCCGGAATTTACGGTAATTTTGGTCAAGCCAACTATTCAGCTGCGAAAATGGGGCTAGTGGGCTTGGCCAACACCGTAGCCATTGAAGGccaaaaaaacaatatacattGCAACGTTATCATTCCAACTGCGGCTAGTCGCATGACTGAGGGTATACTCCCAGATATACTTTTCAATGAGTTAAAGCCACATCTGATCGCACCTGTTGTGGCGTACTTATGTCATGAATCTTGCGAAGATAACG gatCATATATTGAGAGCGCTGCTGGCTGGGCAACTAAGCTGAACATTGTACGCGGCAAGGGTTCTGTTTTGCGCACTTCGCTTGATCAAAATGTCACAACGCCAGAATACGTTCAAAGCGTATGGGCAAAGGTCACTGACATGACGGATGCCAAACATTTGGACGGAATTGGTCAGGCTTCAGGCTCTTTACTTGAAGTTCTTGAGAAATTGAAGGAAGGCAAATTAGGTGGTATCCAAGATACTTTCAAATACAACAGCAGAGACTTGATTCTCTACGCATTGGGAATCGGTAGCAGTGTCAAGAATGAAAACGacctaaaatttttatatgaaaatcatCCGGAATTCTCCGCTATTCCTACCTACTTCGTATTGCCAGGTCTCTTGTTAAGTATGACAACTAATATTGTGAGCGATGCATTACCTTCAGGAGATGCTCACCTATCAAACATTCTACATGGGGAACAGTATTTAGAAATATGTGATGAAATTCCAACGAGTGGAACCCTTACCACTATCGGACAAGTATTTGATGTTATGGACAAGGGATCTGGTGCACTTGTTGTGACAAACGCTGATACATATGATGAAAGTGGCCGACTTTTGGTAAAAAATCAGTGCGCTACTTTCATAGTTGGATCTGGCAAATTTGGTGGAAAAAAGACCCCTAAAAATGGCGTTGTACCAATTGTGAATGCACCGAATCGGAGCCCAGACGCCATGTGTCAATACAAAACCACAGAGGACCAAGCGGCTTTGTACAGACTCTCTGGAGACTTAAATCCCCTACACATTGATCCGGATTTCGCAGCTATAGGCGGATTTAAGACACCCATTTTACATGGTCTATGCTCATTGGGTTTCTCAGTACGAGCGATTTTGGCAAAATACGCCAACAATAATGTATCGCTTTTTAAAGCTGTTAAGGCAAGGTTCTCAGCCGCCGTCATTCCCGGCCAAACACTTAGAATTGACATGTGGAAGGAAGACAAACGAGTCCTCTTCACTACCACCGTTGTGGAAACTGGAAAGAAGGCAATTATTGGCGGATACGTAGATCTAAAAGACATTTCGTCCAAATTGTAA